AATAAAACTAATAAAATTAGTTTTATTAGCTACATTTGTTAGCAAATGTAGCTTTTATGTCAGAACGGATTAGAGAAAAATTAAACATCCTGGCCGATGCGGCTAAATACGATGTATCCTGTTCCTCTAGCGGTGGAACAAGGAAAAACGACAATAAGGGATTAGGCGATAGTCACGCTTCTGGCATATGCCATACCTATACTGAAGATGGGCGCTGTGTTTCCCTGCTTAAAATATTGCTTACAAACCATTGCATTTTTGACTGCGCTTATTGCGTATCACGTAAAAGTAATGACATAGAGCGAGCGGCATTCAGTGTTGAGGAAGTTGTTTCTTTGACCATGAATTTTTACCGGAGAAATTATATAGAAGGATTATTTCTAAGTTCCGGGATTTTCAAAAATGCAGATTTTACTATGGAAAGGTTATTACGGGTAGTTAAAAAGCTGCGTCTGGAAGAACGATTTAACGGCTATATCCATTTAAAAACCATCCCTGGTGCAAGTGATGATTTAATAAGGGAAGCAGGCATGTATGCCGACAGGATGAGTATAAATTTAGAAATGCCTACAGAACAGGGCCTGAAATTATTAGCACCTGATAAAAGCCACAATGATGTTATTAAACCATTAGGCATGGTTCAAAATCATATTATCCAGTTTAAGGAAGAGCGAAAACTCATTAAAAAAGTCCCAAAATTTGTACCTGCCGGTCAAAGTACGCAGATGGTAATTGGTGCCACACCCGAAACGGATAAGGAAATTATGCATACTGCTGATACTTTTTACAAAAACTTTTCTCTTAAGCGGGTCTACTATTCAGGTTACATCCCTATAAGCAATGACAACAGGCTA
The nucleotide sequence above comes from Pedobacter sp. MC2016-14. Encoded proteins:
- a CDS encoding putative DNA modification/repair radical SAM protein, encoding MSERIREKLNILADAAKYDVSCSSSGGTRKNDNKGLGDSHASGICHTYTEDGRCVSLLKILLTNHCIFDCAYCVSRKSNDIERAAFSVEEVVSLTMNFYRRNYIEGLFLSSGIFKNADFTMERLLRVVKKLRLEERFNGYIHLKTIPGASDDLIREAGMYADRMSINLEMPTEQGLKLLAPDKSHNDVIKPLGMVQNHIIQFKEERKLIKKVPKFVPAGQSTQMVIGATPETDKEIMHTADTFYKNFSLKRVYYSGYIPISNDNRLPILGTQPPLIRENRLYQTDWLMRFYGFNVNELLNDANPHLDIDIDPKLSWALRNLQHFPVDINVAPYQLILRIPGIGLGSAKKIVEARKFGKLRIDQLKKIGVAYNRARHFIKCADTPYQLKDYQGTQIKSFILAESKSKYLKNDFNQISLF